One part of the Sporosarcina ureae genome encodes these proteins:
- a CDS encoding thiamine phosphate synthase yields MKLLGVTDDRLSVDELTLHLLRTAPFLDAIILREKSKSDEQLVDLVMRLASAEFPLDKLTLHARPHLARRLKLKKVQLTGYGMSVRRAHQEFPELSFGCSIHSLEEAKLAMNKGADWLLYGHVFDTPSKPGLPARGTEELFSIAQCSSIPVYAIGGIQPHHLPNLQQNHVAGVAVLSPMRSLKTLQSYRKGEVSHGEND; encoded by the coding sequence ATGAAGTTACTTGGCGTGACTGACGACCGTCTTTCGGTGGATGAACTGACACTACATTTGTTGCGCACAGCACCGTTTCTTGATGCCATCATTTTGCGGGAAAAGTCCAAGTCAGATGAACAGCTAGTAGATCTAGTTATGCGTCTTGCAAGTGCTGAATTCCCACTCGACAAGCTTACTCTTCATGCCAGACCTCACTTGGCTAGAAGACTGAAGCTCAAAAAAGTGCAACTGACTGGCTATGGTATGTCGGTACGGCGTGCACATCAAGAATTCCCCGAGCTCTCTTTCGGTTGCTCGATTCATTCATTGGAAGAGGCAAAGCTAGCTATGAATAAGGGTGCAGATTGGCTATTGTACGGGCATGTCTTCGATACGCCATCGAAACCTGGGCTGCCAGCGCGTGGAACGGAAGAATTGTTTTCTATTGCACAGTGTAGTTCGATTCCTGTGTATGCTATCGGTGGAATTCAGCCGCATCACTTACCTAATTTACAGCAAAACCACGTGGCAGGCGTCGCTGTATTATCCCCTATGCGTTCACTGAAAACTTTGCAGAGTTATAGAAAAGGAGAGGTATCTCATGGAGAAAATGATTGA
- a CDS encoding DUF2207 domain-containing protein yields MKWKLLIVALLAFLVLPMTAGAVDFSIPDVKINAQLEPDGTVRVEEKHTYDFDSEFNGIIREIQPKRGASIEGFTAYEKGKELEIEKRGTEYRVHRKGDSEVITFDLQYTITNGMEMYNDGGQFLWPFFDSRNETDYGNMTITIVPPADASDVLFIGYDSAEGTGKVQPDGTVVFSLGEVDAGDNGDIRVVYEPSLFPGMTASDQDIRPSVKEDQETAIRKREEFIQNQRTTGIFGSVSVAVGILGVGLIGFFASARRKRYSKEAQYEMDANGFYVPSNNMSLPALLLFKNGVASVELMSAALLDLVRKGHVKQVSDDEFELIDANVKLEHEKQLIQLLFYQIGQEKKFTLNELNSYTKEKKNYEAFDKKFTMWKDLVKEELNQYEMKVKTTKERVILSLIGVLGIGFAIAFVYYELYAQLVLVGILTLVAFGFALFYSPYNYEGTLLKLEWERVDKWMKELDTKKWEGLSLDDRFRVLIYGVGVKNPELDAYYKDFVSAQKQLDQNRTKSRHDTGDGYYGSGYYEGSVYNPVFLAGSFNQASSNVSNNAPSSDSSSSGGGGTGGGGGGSGAF; encoded by the coding sequence ATGAAATGGAAACTATTAATTGTCGCTTTACTGGCTTTTCTAGTTCTACCGATGACAGCGGGAGCCGTAGATTTTAGCATTCCGGATGTGAAAATCAATGCGCAGTTGGAACCTGATGGCACTGTTCGGGTAGAGGAGAAGCATACGTATGATTTTGACAGTGAATTTAATGGAATCATTCGAGAAATTCAACCGAAAAGAGGGGCTTCGATTGAAGGCTTTACTGCTTATGAAAAGGGTAAAGAATTAGAGATCGAAAAGCGCGGTACAGAATATCGAGTACATCGCAAAGGAGACAGCGAAGTCATAACGTTCGATTTGCAGTATACGATTACCAATGGAATGGAAATGTATAATGATGGCGGACAATTCCTTTGGCCATTTTTTGACAGCCGTAATGAAACAGATTATGGCAATATGACGATTACTATTGTACCGCCTGCTGATGCGTCTGATGTGTTGTTCATCGGATACGACAGTGCGGAAGGGACTGGTAAGGTACAGCCTGATGGAACGGTTGTATTTTCGTTGGGAGAAGTTGATGCCGGGGACAATGGTGATATCCGCGTTGTCTATGAACCGTCTTTATTTCCAGGAATGACCGCAAGTGATCAAGATATTCGCCCATCAGTGAAAGAGGATCAGGAAACGGCAATTAGAAAACGTGAAGAGTTCATTCAAAATCAAAGGACTACCGGTATATTTGGTAGTGTCAGTGTTGCGGTCGGTATTTTAGGAGTGGGTCTGATTGGATTCTTTGCGAGTGCCAGAAGAAAAAGGTATAGCAAGGAAGCGCAATATGAAATGGATGCGAATGGTTTCTACGTTCCTTCCAATAATATGAGCTTACCAGCATTGCTTCTTTTCAAGAATGGCGTAGCTTCCGTAGAGTTGATGTCCGCGGCGTTGCTTGATCTCGTACGCAAAGGGCATGTAAAGCAAGTATCGGATGACGAGTTTGAGTTGATCGATGCGAACGTCAAACTAGAGCATGAGAAGCAGTTGATTCAATTACTATTTTACCAAATCGGACAGGAGAAAAAATTTACATTGAATGAATTGAATAGTTATACGAAAGAAAAGAAGAACTATGAAGCATTCGATAAAAAGTTTACGATGTGGAAAGATCTTGTAAAAGAAGAATTGAATCAGTATGAAATGAAGGTAAAGACAACGAAGGAGCGTGTGATCCTGAGCTTGATCGGGGTGCTTGGCATCGGATTCGCTATCGCTTTTGTCTATTATGAGTTGTACGCGCAACTGGTGTTAGTAGGGATTTTGACGTTGGTAGCTTTTGGCTTCGCACTGTTTTATAGTCCGTATAATTATGAAGGAACTTTGCTGAAGCTGGAGTGGGAGCGAGTGGATAAGTGGATGAAGGAACTTGATACGAAGAAGTGGGAAGGACTCTCACTTGATGATCGATTCCGTGTGTTGATTTATGGTGTAGGGGTGAAGAATCCAGAGTTGGACGCGTATTATAAAGACTTTGTCAGTGCTCAGAAGCAACTGGATCAGAATCGTACAAAATCACGACACGATACAGGAGATGGGTATTATGGAAGTGGCTACTATGAAGGCTCCGTCTACAATCCGGTGTTTCTCGCAGGATCATTCAACCAAGCTTCGTCGAATGTATCAAACAACGCGCCTAGTAGCGATAGTAGCAGCAGTGGCGGAGGAGGAACCGGTGGAGGTGGCGGTGGTTCGGGTGCGTTTTAA
- a CDS encoding ThiF family adenylyltransferase — protein sequence MSSKYSRQELFAPIGPIGQQRIREAKVFVLGAGALGSSGAEMLVRAGVGELTIVDRDILEWTNLHRQQLYSEQDVIDQLPKAIAAESRLRVINSDVKVRGIVADVTPENVLELFEGHHFILDGTDNIETRLLANDAALQLGIPFFMGACVGSYGLTFPIGVKEGAPCLHCLLEALPPQSLTCDTVGVISPIVVTTAARQTAELLKCITGATMEPRLESVDLWTGERAAMNIQSMKKPNCPSCSDIPVYPYLSANEVIRTAVLCGRDTVQLTWPKNRQVELIPFANSIRDIVSNLKQNPYLVSCDYNDHRLVLFRDGRMLVHGTKDITAARKIVAGLLG from the coding sequence TTGAGCAGTAAATATTCTCGGCAAGAACTGTTTGCACCCATCGGACCAATTGGACAACAACGTATACGCGAAGCAAAAGTTTTTGTCTTAGGAGCGGGTGCTCTTGGCTCTTCAGGAGCGGAGATGCTAGTGCGGGCAGGCGTCGGCGAACTGACCATTGTCGATCGCGATATTTTGGAATGGACTAATCTTCATAGACAGCAATTATACTCAGAACAAGATGTCATCGATCAATTACCGAAAGCAATCGCTGCGGAAAGCCGATTGCGCGTGATCAACAGCGACGTGAAAGTTCGTGGGATTGTGGCGGATGTCACGCCTGAAAATGTCCTCGAATTATTCGAAGGCCATCATTTCATTCTCGACGGCACAGATAATATCGAAACTCGATTACTCGCAAACGACGCCGCATTACAACTCGGCATCCCCTTCTTCATGGGCGCTTGCGTCGGTAGCTATGGGCTGACATTTCCTATCGGTGTAAAAGAAGGAGCGCCCTGCTTACATTGTCTGCTCGAAGCGTTGCCGCCACAGTCTTTGACATGCGATACAGTCGGCGTCATCTCGCCCATCGTCGTCACGACTGCCGCCCGTCAAACCGCAGAACTGCTGAAGTGTATCACGGGGGCGACGATGGAACCCCGTCTCGAATCCGTCGATCTCTGGACAGGCGAGCGCGCTGCCATGAACATACAAAGCATGAAGAAACCGAATTGTCCAAGTTGCTCAGATATCCCTGTCTATCCTTACTTGTCTGCCAATGAAGTAATTCGTACAGCCGTACTATGCGGACGCGACACGGTTCAACTGACATGGCCGAAAAATCGACAAGTTGAGCTGATACCATTTGCTAATTCCATTCGCGATATTGTTTCTAATTTAAAGCAAAATCCTTATTTGGTTTCCTGTGATTATAACGACCATCGCCTCGTGTTATTCCGCGATGGTCGGATGTTGGTGCATGGGACGAAGGATATTACGGCCGCGCGGAAGATCGTGGCAGGTTTGCTTGGCTGA
- a CDS encoding MerR family transcriptional regulator, which produces MKPSSETPTYTIKQVADQTGLSRQVLRKWEERYDIVIPHRLDNGYRIYHDDDIRLFLLMKRYAEDGFALSQAAEMAKSQKKTDMPSNSEDTYLEDILNDLLLHGKNCDELELNFSLQAAYHRLGLEHYLSQIVIPFLKEVGDHWASGEWDEYQEALSSLVVRDQLVQLRRNFQYREDSPILLGACLPNESHEIPVHIFLLQLMLKGWRTAMIGSSPAPGAIQSLIDKIKPVKVLLSASTTFPFEKNPQLMQELDDFAGKHPNTEFYLGGYGAFIWADKLHLQHIHLLESIDEI; this is translated from the coding sequence TTGAAGCCGTCATCTGAAACCCCGACGTATACAATTAAACAGGTTGCAGATCAAACAGGCTTGTCGAGGCAAGTCTTGAGGAAATGGGAAGAACGTTATGATATTGTGATTCCACACCGTCTCGATAATGGATATCGAATCTATCATGACGACGATATTCGGTTATTTTTACTGATGAAACGTTACGCAGAAGATGGCTTTGCACTATCACAGGCAGCCGAAATGGCCAAGTCCCAGAAGAAAACTGACATGCCATCAAATTCCGAAGATACGTATTTAGAGGATATATTGAATGATTTATTGCTTCACGGGAAAAATTGCGATGAATTAGAATTAAACTTTTCCCTTCAAGCCGCCTATCATCGATTGGGCCTTGAACACTACCTAAGCCAAATCGTCATTCCTTTTTTGAAAGAAGTAGGCGATCACTGGGCAAGTGGTGAGTGGGACGAGTATCAGGAAGCTTTGTCTAGTCTGGTCGTACGAGATCAACTCGTCCAGCTACGACGCAACTTCCAATACCGTGAGGACTCTCCTATATTATTAGGCGCGTGCCTCCCTAATGAATCGCATGAAATTCCGGTGCATATTTTTTTATTACAATTAATGCTCAAGGGCTGGCGTACAGCGATGATCGGTTCGTCACCAGCTCCAGGTGCTATTCAGTCACTTATTGATAAGATCAAGCCCGTCAAAGTATTGCTATCAGCTTCCACTACATTTCCGTTTGAAAAGAATCCACAGCTCATGCAGGAGTTGGATGATTTTGCGGGTAAACATCCTAATACCGAATTTTATCTAGGTGGATACGGCGCATTCATTTGGGCTGACAAGCTACATTTACAACATATTCATCTGCTTGAATCCATTGATGAAATTTAA
- a CDS encoding ABC transporter permease, which translates to MFLAWSEIKKNKLRFLLITSILLLVSFLVFFLSGLANGLASMNREAIDTWKVDAVLLTEESDKSLYESALNKEVADELGAKETAVVSQMGAIANNGDTKQNVMLFGIDRDEFIKPKVSEGDPTFYVQNGVVASDVLKDEGFKIGDTLELSSSDTELTIVGFTEKARFNASPILYMKLNDMQKIKFGDAYTMNKDIVNAIVIKDKEWDALSLPDNTEIIETETFIENLPGYTEQNLTLTYMIYFLFIISAAIVAIFLYVLTVQKISMFGLMKAQGISSAYLARSVIAQTFILALIGVVLAFGLTLLAGSFLPNAVPIMFDIPTMIIYGLVLIVVAILGAVISVWTIIRIDPLEAIGG; encoded by the coding sequence ATGTTTTTAGCTTGGAGCGAAATTAAAAAGAATAAACTACGGTTTTTACTCATTACGTCGATTTTGCTATTGGTATCGTTCCTTGTGTTCTTCCTATCAGGTCTAGCTAATGGATTAGCTAGCATGAATAGGGAAGCGATCGACACATGGAAAGTAGATGCTGTTCTACTGACGGAGGAATCCGATAAGAGCTTGTACGAATCGGCGCTCAACAAGGAGGTAGCCGATGAGCTAGGCGCGAAAGAAACGGCTGTTGTCAGCCAAATGGGTGCCATCGCGAACAACGGTGACACCAAGCAAAACGTTATGCTCTTCGGTATTGACCGAGATGAGTTCATCAAGCCAAAAGTCAGTGAAGGGGACCCAACGTTTTATGTTCAAAACGGTGTGGTAGCGTCGGACGTGTTGAAAGATGAAGGCTTTAAGATCGGCGATACGCTGGAGCTATCTTCATCTGATACGGAACTGACGATTGTTGGCTTTACGGAAAAGGCTCGTTTTAATGCATCACCTATACTTTACATGAAGTTAAATGACATGCAGAAGATCAAATTTGGAGACGCGTATACAATGAATAAAGATATTGTCAACGCGATTGTCATTAAAGACAAAGAATGGGATGCACTATCCTTGCCAGACAATACGGAAATCATTGAAACGGAAACGTTCATTGAGAATCTGCCGGGTTATACTGAGCAAAATTTGACGTTAACGTATATGATCTACTTCTTATTCATTATCTCAGCCGCAATCGTTGCGATTTTCTTGTACGTATTGACTGTGCAGAAAATCAGCATGTTCGGTCTGATGAAAGCGCAGGGGATTTCCAGTGCGTATTTGGCACGATCGGTTATCGCGCAGACATTCATTCTTGCGCTAATCGGGGTTGTCCTCGCATTCGGTCTGACATTACTTGCGGGAAGCTTCCTGCCAAATGCCGTTCCTATCATGTTTGATATACCTACCATGATTATTTATGGTTTGGTCTTAATAGTAGTGGCGATTCTCGGAGCCGTCATTTCGGTTTGGACGATTATCCGAATTGATCCGCTCGAAGCGATAGGAGGATAA
- a CDS encoding cryptochrome/photolyase family protein, translating to MSKTIVWFRKDLRLHDHPALVEAAAHGEVLPVFILPKVRHAASDWWLHHSLLEIIQRFEDQQIQFIIREGQPVEQLMKLIEESGADQLTFNELYDPESREIERELAKACEKQRVQVRSFQGTLLVAPDVIFNKTNQPYKVFTPFWKRLRQEPIAAPFATPELIPSTVKYYSLSSGEWGLLSANRWYDKLMNHWQPGEVAAMERWETFRDSGLYDYLVGRDLPAQASVSRLSPYLAWGNVSVRSLWHGAIAAADDVGDQQVEAFIRQLAWRDFDNYQLLYFPEMITKPVRPEFEKFPWQPADSRLEVWKTGHTGYPLVDAGMRELWETGYMHNRVRMVVASFLIKHLLIDWREGMAWFEETLVDLDIANNAMGWQWVAGSGFDASPYFRVFNPILQAKKFDEDAQYIKKWLPELTDMPVKFVFEPAEAPDDVLKAAGVTIGTTYPAPMVDHQAARARALAAYDTCKNT from the coding sequence ATGAGCAAAACAATAGTTTGGTTCCGAAAAGATTTGCGTTTACATGATCATCCAGCATTGGTGGAAGCGGCGGCACATGGAGAGGTGTTGCCCGTTTTCATTTTACCAAAAGTGCGTCATGCGGCATCGGATTGGTGGCTGCATCACAGCTTACTAGAAATCATCCAGCGCTTTGAAGACCAACAGATCCAATTTATTATAAGAGAAGGACAACCTGTTGAACAGTTGATGAAATTGATAGAGGAAAGCGGAGCGGATCAACTTACTTTCAATGAATTATACGATCCGGAAAGCCGGGAAATAGAGCGTGAATTGGCAAAAGCTTGTGAGAAACAGCGCGTTCAAGTCCGTTCATTCCAAGGGACACTCCTTGTAGCGCCTGATGTGATTTTTAATAAAACCAATCAGCCGTATAAAGTATTTACTCCGTTTTGGAAGCGACTACGGCAAGAACCCATAGCAGCACCGTTTGCGACACCTGAACTTATACCGTCTACTGTGAAATACTATTCATTGTCTTCAGGCGAATGGGGGCTTTTATCGGCTAATCGTTGGTATGACAAGTTAATGAATCATTGGCAACCTGGAGAAGTAGCCGCTATGGAGCGATGGGAAACGTTTCGGGACAGTGGATTATATGATTATCTAGTCGGGCGAGACCTTCCTGCGCAAGCTAGTGTTTCACGATTGTCTCCTTACTTGGCATGGGGAAATGTTAGTGTGCGTTCGTTATGGCACGGGGCGATTGCTGCGGCAGATGATGTCGGTGATCAGCAAGTAGAGGCTTTTATCCGTCAATTGGCGTGGCGTGACTTTGATAATTATCAGTTGCTATATTTCCCTGAGATGATAACGAAACCTGTGCGACCGGAGTTTGAAAAATTTCCGTGGCAACCCGCAGATAGTAGGTTAGAGGTATGGAAAACAGGGCATACCGGTTATCCATTAGTCGATGCGGGGATGCGTGAATTATGGGAAACAGGTTATATGCATAACCGAGTACGAATGGTTGTAGCTTCATTTTTGATTAAACATTTATTGATCGATTGGCGTGAAGGTATGGCGTGGTTTGAAGAAACTCTTGTGGACTTGGACATAGCAAATAATGCGATGGGATGGCAATGGGTGGCGGGCAGTGGCTTTGATGCCTCACCGTACTTCAGGGTGTTTAATCCGATTCTTCAGGCAAAGAAATTCGATGAAGACGCACAGTATATAAAAAAATGGCTGCCCGAGTTAACGGACATGCCAGTAAAGTTTGTATTTGAACCTGCGGAAGCGCCGGATGACGTGCTAAAAGCAGCGGGAGTTACAATCGGTACGACCTATCCAGCTCCGATGGTTGATCATCAAGCTGCCCGTGCGCGCGCATTGGCAGCGTATGATACATGCAAAAACACTTAA
- a CDS encoding DUF1648 domain-containing protein has translation MEMKKPKLDIEKPAVAKVFDVLVIALFAAALVYLLLQWSQLPERIPAHFGADGEVDRYGTRMELLLLPIIGIVMWVGLGILEKYPHMYNYINLRPDNIEIHYRYGVLFMNVIKNISTLLFVFLIWQMTDIALAKIATLNMPIFIMILVLLFGSMGIYFYKAMKL, from the coding sequence ATGGAGATGAAAAAACCGAAGCTCGACATAGAGAAACCTGCTGTAGCAAAAGTGTTCGATGTGTTGGTTATCGCTTTATTCGCTGCTGCTCTCGTCTATCTGCTCCTGCAGTGGAGTCAATTACCCGAACGAATTCCTGCACATTTTGGTGCGGATGGTGAAGTAGATCGCTATGGAACGAGAATGGAATTACTGCTGTTGCCGATTATTGGTATCGTCATGTGGGTAGGGTTGGGGATATTGGAAAAGTATCCGCATATGTATAACTACATTAATTTGCGGCCTGATAACATAGAAATCCACTATCGTTATGGCGTGCTGTTTATGAACGTCATCAAAAACATTTCAACCCTGTTGTTTGTCTTTTTGATCTGGCAAATGACAGACATTGCCTTGGCCAAAATCGCTACGTTGAACATGCCCATTTTTATCATGATCTTGGTACTGCTTTTTGGTTCAATGGGTATATACTTTTATAAAGCCATGAAATTATAG
- a CDS encoding globin-coupled sensor protein yields the protein MWITKRRKTLSLIQPISSVPVKMQVPTKEVQLQLDAIQLRERDLQLLRALKEPMSARIDEIVKAFYSSVTAVPELSQIIKKNSTTEYLSKTLAVHLGGLFDGVIDEAYLINRSKVANAHLRIGLEPKWYIAAFQNLHSTMLDILFDLELDRAEEREMIVALSKILNFEKQLVLEAFEKSTNDSIRANQQEIKNSVKQQIGSIALKIEEKSESTYAVVNDLIEQSATLDGKIQESIVRSETSANQAQSGIEQMAQMVVTSETIVKETKGMAELVEELNRASIQIEEVVQLVKNIADQTNLLALNSAIEAARAGVHGKGFAVVADEVRNLADQTKQSTDNIAQLVAQSKAKTQAVHVAIDTVTKFADMGMKETETTRETFQNITDTVHLTIDDIRHFSDHMKNLQDVITSIGGVSREVVSTSYELEEAIDVL from the coding sequence ATGTGGATCACAAAAAGACGTAAGACATTATCATTAATACAACCTATTTCCTCTGTCCCTGTCAAAATGCAAGTACCGACCAAAGAAGTTCAATTGCAGTTGGATGCGATTCAATTAAGAGAGCGGGATCTACAACTATTACGTGCACTAAAAGAACCGATGAGCGCTCGGATCGATGAAATTGTAAAAGCATTTTATTCAAGTGTGACCGCAGTTCCTGAGCTGTCCCAGATAATTAAAAAGAACAGTACGACGGAATATTTGAGTAAAACACTAGCCGTACATCTCGGTGGATTATTCGACGGTGTAATTGACGAAGCATATTTGATCAATCGTAGTAAAGTGGCGAACGCACATTTACGAATTGGACTGGAACCGAAATGGTATATCGCAGCTTTTCAAAACTTGCATTCCACGATGCTCGACATATTATTTGATCTTGAATTAGATCGTGCGGAAGAGCGAGAAATGATTGTGGCATTAAGCAAAATATTGAATTTTGAAAAGCAGTTGGTTCTTGAAGCGTTTGAGAAGAGTACAAATGACTCAATCCGTGCAAACCAACAAGAAATAAAAAATAGCGTCAAACAACAAATTGGCAGCATTGCGCTTAAAATCGAGGAAAAGTCTGAATCTACATACGCAGTAGTCAATGATTTGATTGAGCAATCTGCTACACTAGACGGAAAAATACAAGAAAGTATCGTACGTTCCGAGACTTCTGCCAATCAAGCGCAATCGGGAATCGAGCAGATGGCGCAGATGGTTGTGACATCAGAGACGATTGTTAAAGAAACGAAGGGCATGGCGGAATTGGTTGAAGAATTGAACCGTGCCTCCATTCAAATTGAAGAGGTTGTACAACTAGTGAAAAATATTGCTGATCAGACGAATCTGTTGGCACTCAACTCCGCAATTGAAGCGGCACGTGCGGGTGTTCATGGAAAAGGCTTCGCGGTCGTTGCGGATGAAGTACGAAATCTTGCCGATCAGACGAAACAGTCGACAGATAATATTGCGCAACTTGTCGCGCAGTCAAAAGCAAAGACGCAAGCCGTTCATGTTGCCATTGATACGGTCACGAAGTTTGCGGATATGGGTATGAAAGAGACTGAAACAACGAGAGAAACATTCCAAAACATAACAGATACAGTCCATTTGACGATTGATGATATCCGGCATTTTTCAGACCATATGAAAAATCTGCAGGACGTTATTACATCGATTGGTGGCGTATCAAGAGAAGTAGTTTCAACTTCTTATGAATTAGAAGAAGCGATAGATGTCCTATAA
- the thiS gene encoding sulfur carrier protein ThiS: protein MEKMIDLNGKSFPVIPEVGTIQQLLEHLGLGDRILIVEKNKEILQKDHYDAPIMDRDQIEIIHFVGGG from the coding sequence ATGGAGAAAATGATTGATCTGAACGGCAAATCGTTTCCCGTCATTCCTGAAGTAGGGACGATCCAGCAGTTACTTGAGCACTTAGGACTTGGCGATCGTATTTTGATCGTGGAGAAAAACAAGGAAATTTTGCAGAAAGATCACTACGACGCACCGATCATGGACCGAGACCAAATTGAAATCATACATTTTGTAGGAGGCGGATGA
- a CDS encoding ABC transporter ATP-binding protein, with product MVLELRNAKKTFGEGNTLVEAMKETNFVVERGELVAVIGPSGSGKSTFLTVAGGLQTPSEGQVIINGKELSQLNEKQRSKIRLQEIGFILQASNLVPFLTVDEQLELLNKVKKDNMSKDEQRKLYEDLGITKLHKNYPSDLSGGERQRVAIAKALFSKPAILLADEPTASLDSDRAFEVMELLRNETKSNQTATIVVTHDVRLIKYVDKVYKMTDGVLKLESSAEADVTE from the coding sequence ATGGTACTAGAATTACGAAATGCGAAAAAGACGTTCGGTGAAGGCAATACGCTAGTCGAGGCGATGAAAGAGACCAATTTTGTAGTCGAACGTGGCGAATTGGTCGCTGTCATTGGCCCATCCGGTTCAGGTAAAAGTACGTTCCTGACGGTGGCTGGCGGTCTGCAAACTCCAAGTGAAGGTCAAGTGATCATCAATGGTAAAGAATTATCGCAGCTCAATGAAAAGCAGCGTTCTAAAATTCGCTTGCAGGAAATCGGTTTTATATTGCAGGCTTCCAACCTCGTACCGTTCTTAACTGTTGACGAGCAGCTGGAATTGCTGAATAAAGTGAAGAAAGACAATATGTCAAAAGACGAGCAACGTAAGTTATACGAGGATTTAGGTATTACCAAGTTGCATAAGAATTATCCTTCCGATTTATCGGGCGGTGAGCGGCAACGTGTGGCGATTGCTAAAGCGTTGTTTAGTAAGCCGGCGATTCTTTTAGCAGATGAGCCTACTGCTTCGCTCGATTCTGATCGTGCGTTTGAAGTAATGGAGTTATTACGAAATGAAACGAAGTCCAATCAAACGGCAACCATTGTCGTGACGCATGACGTACGGTTGATCAAGTACGTAGATAAAGTGTACAAGATGACGGATGGTGTGTTGAAGCTGGAGAGTTCGGCTGAGGCGGATGTGACTGAGTAA
- a CDS encoding thiazole synthase produces MNMLKIADKEFSSRLLLGTGKYPSFDIQKQAVAVSEAEILTFAVRRMDIFEASQPNFLEQLDLTRYTLLPNTAGASTAEEAVHIARLAKASGLCDMVKVEIIGCSRSLLPDPVETLRASEMLLEEGFIVLPYTSDDVVLARKLCELGVHAIMPGAAPIGSGRGILNPLNLSFIIEQSNVPVIIDAGVGSPKDAAFAMELGADGVLLNTAVSEAANPVMMAEAMKLAIEAGRLGYKAGRMPVRDYGVASSPTEGLVTT; encoded by the coding sequence ATGAACATGTTAAAAATTGCAGATAAAGAATTCTCTTCACGTTTATTACTAGGCACGGGGAAATATCCTTCATTTGATATTCAAAAGCAAGCAGTGGCGGTATCAGAAGCAGAGATCCTGACGTTCGCAGTACGACGCATGGATATTTTTGAAGCATCGCAACCCAATTTTCTCGAACAACTTGATTTAACGCGCTATACATTGCTTCCGAATACCGCAGGCGCCAGCACAGCGGAAGAAGCCGTACATATCGCACGTCTCGCCAAAGCTTCGGGACTTTGCGACATGGTAAAGGTGGAAATCATCGGCTGTAGCCGTTCATTACTTCCTGATCCAGTGGAAACATTACGTGCGTCTGAAATGCTGTTAGAGGAAGGTTTCATTGTACTACCCTATACGTCAGACGATGTAGTACTTGCAAGAAAACTATGCGAATTAGGCGTTCACGCTATCATGCCAGGCGCTGCGCCAATCGGTTCAGGCAGAGGCATTCTGAATCCGTTGAATTTGTCATTCATCATTGAGCAGTCCAATGTACCCGTCATTATTGACGCAGGGGTCGGCTCTCCAAAAGACGCCGCTTTCGCGATGGAACTCGGCGCAGACGGTGTATTGCTGAACACAGCCGTATCGGAAGCCGCCAATCCCGTCATGATGGCAGAGGCAATGAAGCTCGCGATTGAAGCGGGACGTCTCGGTTATAAAGCTGGACGTATGCCAGTTCGTGATTATGGCGTGGCTAGCAGTCCGACTGAAGGGCTTGTGACGACTTGA